The Argopecten irradians isolate NY chromosome 4, Ai_NY, whole genome shotgun sequence genome has a window encoding:
- the LOC138322005 gene encoding mucin-13-like, whose amino-acid sequence MSTTTTTPTTRTTPTTTILPTTTITPTTTTTPTSSTTPTTTTPTTTTTTTTTTTSTTTTTPTTTNMPTTTTTSTTTTTPTTTNILQQRPHLLQRPHLLQRPRPLQRTCLQQQPHLIQRTCLQQRPHLLQRPRPLQRPRPLQRPRPLQRTCLQQRPHLLQRPRPLQRPRPLQRPRPLQRPRPLQR is encoded by the coding sequence ATGTCCACTACAACGACCACGCCTACTACAAGGACCACACCTACTACAACGATATTACCAACTACAACAATCACACCTACTACAACAACCACTCCTACTTCATCGACCACGCCTACAACGACCACGCCCACTACAACAACCACGACTACTACAACGACCACGTCCACTACAACCACCACGCCCACTACAACGAACATGCCAACAACAACGACCACATCTACTACAACGACCACGCCCACTACAACGAACATCCTACAACAACGACCACATCTACTACAACGACCACATCTACTACAACGACCACGCCCACTACAACGAACATGCCTACAACAACAACCACATCTAATACAACGAACATGCCTACAACAACGACCACATCTACTACAACGACCACGCCCACTACAACGACCACGCCCACTACAACGACCACGCCCACTACAACGAACATGCCTACAACAACGACCACATCTACTACAACGACCACGCCCACTACAACGACCACGCCCACTACAACGACCACGCCCACTACAACGACCACGCCCACTACAACGA
- the LOC138322006 gene encoding hepatitis A virus cellular receptor 1-like, translated as MPTTTTTSTTTTTNMPTTTTTSTTTTTPTTTTTPTTTTTPTTTTTPTTTNMPTTTTISTTTTTPTTTTTPTTTNMPTTTTTSNTTNMPTTTTTSTTPTTPTTTNMPTTTTTSTTSNMPTTTTTSTTSNMPTTTTTSTTTTTSTITTTPTTTNMLTTTTTSTTTTTPTTTNMPTTTTTSTTTTTSTTTTTPTTSNMSTTTTTSTTATTPTTTNMPTTTTTSNTTTTPITSTTPTTTTPTIRTMPTTTTTPSTTTTPTITTTPITTTTHSSTVIPSTTITSNMTRAKTGIIVNDIYYGTVDNVN; from the coding sequence ATgccaacaacaacaaccacaTCTACTACCACTACAACGAACATGCCTACAACAACGACCACATCTACTACAACGACCACGCCCACTACAACGACCACGCCTACTACAACGACCACGCCCACTACAACGACCACGCCCACTACAACGAACATGCCTACAACAACAACCATATCTACTACAACGACCACGCCCACTACAACGACCACGCCCACTACAACGAACATGCCTACAACAACGACCACATCTAATACAACGAACATGCCTACAACAACGACTACATCTACTACACCGACCACGCCCACTACAACGAACATGCCTACAACAACGACCACATCTACTACATCGAACATGCCTACAACAACGACCACATCTACTACATCGAACATGCCTACAACAACGACCACATCTACTACAACGACCACGTCCACTATAACGACCACGCCCACTACAAcgaacatgcttacaacaacGACCACATCTACTACAACGACCACGCCCACTACAACGAACATGCCTACAACAACGACCACATCTACTACAACGACCACGTCCACTACAACGACCACGCCCACTACATCGAACATGTCTACAACAACGACCACATCTACTACAGCGACCACGCCCACTACAACGAACATGCCTACAACAACGACCACATCTAATACAACGACCACTCCTATTACATCGACCACGCCTACAACGACCACTCCCACTATAAGGACCATGCCTACAACAACGACCACGCCTTCAACAACGACCACACCCACTATAACAACTACGCCCATTACAACGACCACTCACAGTTCAACGGTCATACCAAGTACTACCATAACAAGTAATATGACCAGAGCAAAAACAGGTATCAtagtaaatgatatttattatggAACAGTGGATAATGTTAATTAA